One Frankia alni ACN14a DNA window includes the following coding sequences:
- a CDS encoding bifunctional nuclease family protein gives MHRLDIVGVRVELPSKQPIVLLKEVGGERYLPIWIGAVEATAIAFAQEGITTARPMTHDLMRDVLRALQTDLTRVTITDLQDGVFFATLVFGNGVEVSARPSDAIALAMRMGAPVYGVEAVLAEAGITVPEEQEQEQESELEKFREFLDTISPEDFNTPGS, from the coding sequence GTGCATCGGCTGGACATCGTCGGCGTGCGAGTCGAGCTTCCGTCGAAGCAGCCGATCGTCCTGCTCAAGGAGGTGGGCGGTGAGCGGTATCTGCCCATCTGGATCGGCGCCGTCGAGGCGACCGCGATCGCCTTCGCCCAGGAGGGCATCACGACGGCTCGACCCATGACCCATGACCTGATGCGGGACGTGTTGCGGGCGCTGCAGACGGACCTGACCCGGGTGACGATCACGGACCTGCAGGACGGCGTCTTCTTCGCCACCCTCGTGTTCGGCAACGGGGTGGAGGTCTCCGCCCGCCCGTCCGACGCGATCGCGCTGGCGATGCGGATGGGGGCGCCGGTCTACGGCGTCGAGGCCGTCCTGGCGGAGGCCGGGATCACGGTCCCCGAGGAGCAGGAGCAGGAACAGGAGAGCGAGCTGGAGAAGTTCCGGGAGTTCCTGGACACGATCTCTCCCGAGGACTTCAACACGCCCGGCTCCTGA
- a CDS encoding CDP-alcohol phosphatidyltransferase family protein — protein MTAPTPQPTASEPVPPDRVWTIPNALSALRLLGVPVFLWLVLGPEADGAALGILAFAGVSDYLDGKLARALNQTSRLGVLLDPLADRLYILSTIIALTVREIVPIWLAVLLLARDVALLALPPLLRRIGAGVALPVHYLGKAATFNLLYAFPLLLLSAGDSWLATAARPLGWAFAIWGTALYWWSGLLYFVQAGQLARRYRAHTRTGAHPGAGESGR, from the coding sequence ATGACCGCGCCCACCCCGCAGCCCACGGCGTCCGAGCCGGTGCCGCCGGACCGGGTGTGGACGATCCCCAACGCGCTGTCGGCACTGCGGCTGCTCGGCGTGCCGGTGTTCCTCTGGCTGGTGCTCGGGCCGGAGGCGGACGGCGCGGCGCTGGGGATCCTCGCGTTCGCCGGGGTCAGCGACTACCTCGACGGCAAGCTCGCCCGCGCGCTCAACCAGACCAGCCGCCTCGGCGTGCTGCTCGACCCGCTCGCCGACCGCCTCTACATCCTGTCCACGATCATCGCGCTGACCGTGCGCGAGATCGTGCCGATCTGGCTGGCCGTCCTGCTGCTGGCCCGCGACGTGGCGCTGCTCGCCCTGCCGCCGCTGCTGCGGCGCATCGGCGCGGGGGTCGCCCTGCCCGTGCACTACCTGGGCAAGGCGGCGACGTTCAACCTGCTCTACGCCTTCCCGCTGTTGCTGCTCTCCGCCGGTGACTCGTGGCTGGCGACCGCGGCCCGCCCGCTCGGATGGGCGTTCGCGATCTGGGGTACTGCTCTGTACTGGTGGTCCGGCCTGCTCTACTTCGTCCAGGCCGGCCAGCTCGCCCGGCGCTACCGGGCCCACACCCGGACCGGTGCCCACCCCGGGGCCGGCGAGAGCGGGAGGTAA
- a CDS encoding DUF1290 domain-containing protein has translation MIALLALVLGVVAGLLLGPSAPDWLDPYLPVAVVAAVDAALGAARSLVERTFDDREFIVSFLSNVVIAVLLVLLGDLIGFGGALSTAVVVVLGIRIFTTATVLRRALIRL, from the coding sequence ATGATTGCCCTGCTGGCCCTCGTGCTCGGTGTGGTGGCCGGACTGCTGCTGGGACCGAGTGCCCCGGACTGGTTGGACCCCTATCTGCCGGTCGCGGTCGTCGCGGCGGTCGACGCCGCCCTCGGCGCCGCGCGATCGCTGGTCGAGCGGACGTTCGACGACCGGGAGTTCATCGTCTCCTTCCTCTCCAACGTGGTGATCGCCGTTCTGCTCGTGCTGCTCGGCGATCTGATCGGCTTCGGCGGTGCGCTGTCGACGGCGGTCGTCGTCGTGCTGGGCATCCGGATCTTCACGACCGCGACGGTCCTGCGCCGTGCGCTGATCAGGCTCTGA
- a CDS encoding C40 family peptidase, which yields MPRRGMAWLPEDWEQFVRSRQRPPAPRASSGSGAVRRRTTPPPRRAATIAAFTTGTLAASTAAFAATVPAGTDGAASLDAGTPIHEAAMVDGHGHGHGDVGDLTGARTLAPLATAIADHDPVFTNVSISADKSTVAPNTPVVLTVRATEADTGAPLSGQDVRIVVVNGPQWQTSTRLHTDANGTAQITARLLSTTTITAVFDGSSALRPSLAGAATVTIASPVRGAGGLGGFGSGSGSGSVIDQAIPTVIPGSSIGEKAVYLASLNKGKPYVWGAEGPYSFDCSGLVQYVFKQLGRSLPRTAQGQYNVSTKVPQSGKQPGDLIFYGTPGNIYHVGIYAGNGYMWAAPQTGGVVSLRPIYSSTYKVGRIH from the coding sequence TTGCCCCGTCGTGGTATGGCCTGGCTACCGGAGGACTGGGAACAGTTCGTTCGCAGCCGCCAGCGGCCGCCGGCGCCCCGCGCCTCCTCAGGCTCCGGCGCGGTCCGCCGCCGTACCACCCCTCCGCCCCGGCGGGCCGCCACCATCGCCGCGTTCACGACCGGGACGCTCGCCGCGTCGACGGCCGCCTTCGCCGCGACCGTGCCTGCCGGGACCGACGGTGCGGCCTCCCTGGACGCGGGCACGCCGATCCACGAGGCCGCGATGGTCGACGGGCACGGGCACGGGCACGGGGACGTCGGCGACCTGACCGGGGCGCGCACCCTCGCGCCGCTGGCCACCGCGATCGCCGACCACGACCCGGTGTTCACCAACGTCTCCATCAGCGCGGACAAGTCGACCGTCGCGCCGAACACCCCCGTCGTGCTGACGGTGCGCGCCACCGAGGCCGACACCGGCGCCCCCCTGTCGGGCCAGGACGTTCGCATCGTGGTCGTGAACGGGCCGCAGTGGCAGACCTCGACGCGCCTGCACACCGACGCCAACGGGACCGCCCAGATCACCGCCCGGCTGCTGTCCACCACGACCATCACCGCCGTCTTCGACGGGTCGAGCGCGCTGCGGCCATCCCTCGCCGGCGCCGCCACCGTGACGATCGCCAGCCCGGTGCGGGGCGCGGGCGGGCTCGGCGGGTTCGGCTCCGGTTCCGGTTCCGGGTCGGTCATCGACCAGGCCATCCCCACGGTGATCCCGGGCAGTTCGATCGGCGAGAAGGCCGTCTACCTGGCCTCGCTGAACAAGGGCAAGCCGTACGTGTGGGGCGCCGAGGGGCCCTACTCCTTCGACTGCTCGGGCCTGGTCCAGTACGTGTTCAAGCAGCTCGGCCGGTCCCTGCCGCGCACCGCGCAGGGGCAGTACAACGTCTCGACGAAGGTGCCGCAGTCCGGCAAGCAGCCCGGCGACCTGATCTTCTACGGCACCCCGGGCAACATCTACCATGTCGGCATCTACGCCGGGAACGGCTACATGTGGGCCGCGCCGCAGACCGGCGGCGTCGTCTCGCTGCGTCCGATCTACAGCTCCACCTACAAGGTCGGCCGCATCCACTGA
- the gcvH gene encoding glycine cleavage system protein GcvH, which yields MYPDDLKYTREHEWIRLTGSTARVGITAYAQEALGDIVFVQLPEVGTTAAAGEPFGEVESTKSVSEIYAPAGGEITACNEALVNAPELINSDPYGDGWLVEFTFTDTGALEGLLDAGEYTEHVKEH from the coding sequence GTGTACCCGGACGACCTGAAGTACACCCGTGAGCACGAGTGGATCCGGCTCACCGGGAGCACGGCCCGGGTGGGCATCACCGCCTACGCGCAGGAGGCGCTGGGCGACATCGTGTTCGTGCAGCTGCCCGAGGTCGGCACCACCGCCGCGGCGGGGGAGCCCTTCGGCGAGGTCGAGTCGACCAAGAGCGTCTCGGAGATCTACGCGCCGGCCGGCGGTGAGATCACTGCCTGCAACGAGGCGTTGGTGAACGCGCCCGAGTTGATCAACTCCGATCCGTACGGGGACGGCTGGCTGGTCGAGTTCACGTTCACGGACACCGGCGCCCTCGAGGGTCTGCTGGACGCCGGCGAGTACACGGAGCACGTGAAGGAGCACTGA
- the ftsR gene encoding transcriptional regulator FtsR: MSGFAAASPAPRPNGPGRDRSGSGAKVLNIGQVLERLRADFADITLSKIRYLEAEGLVEPARTSANYRKYSADDVARLRYVLHAQRERFLPLRVIKEELASLDRGETPVHRPGPRAVPPHPAPGGLDAILGVERVRMSRRELLAAVGLDEEELADLERHGLVAPIAGGGYYDSDAVVVARTVALLAGHGVQARHLRAARTVADREAGLIEAATAPLRGQRGSDNAGRQAETADELAALLVRLHAALLRSRLAAGRSS, from the coding sequence GTGAGCGGCTTCGCTGCGGCGTCGCCGGCCCCGCGCCCGAACGGGCCCGGTCGGGACCGGTCCGGTTCGGGCGCGAAGGTGCTCAACATCGGCCAGGTCCTGGAGCGGCTGCGGGCCGACTTCGCCGACATCACCCTGTCGAAGATCCGTTATCTGGAGGCGGAGGGGCTCGTCGAGCCGGCTCGTACGAGCGCGAACTACCGCAAGTACTCGGCCGACGACGTGGCCCGGCTCCGGTACGTCCTGCACGCGCAGCGGGAGCGGTTCCTCCCGCTGCGCGTCATCAAGGAGGAGCTGGCCTCCCTCGACCGCGGGGAGACGCCGGTGCACCGCCCCGGCCCCCGTGCGGTGCCCCCGCATCCGGCTCCTGGCGGCCTGGACGCCATCCTCGGGGTGGAAAGGGTCAGGATGTCCCGCCGGGAGCTCCTGGCGGCCGTGGGGCTCGACGAGGAGGAGCTGGCGGACCTGGAGCGCCACGGCCTGGTCGCCCCGATCGCGGGCGGCGGGTACTACGACTCCGACGCCGTGGTCGTCGCGCGCACGGTCGCGCTGCTCGCCGGGCACGGCGTGCAGGCCCGGCATCTGCGGGCCGCCCGGACGGTGGCCGATCGTGAGGCTGGTCTCATCGAGGCCGCCACCGCTCCGCTGCGGGGCCAGCGCGGCTCGGACAACGCCGGGCGGCAGGCGGAGACCGCCGATGAGCTGGCGGCCTTGCTGGTCCGGCTGCATGCGGCCCTGCTGCGGTCCCGGCTGGCGGCCGGTCGGTCGAGCTGA
- a CDS encoding FHA domain-containing protein produces the protein MFCTRCGQQNPSDALYCARCGSPLVRPGEPVAPERPAEQTSTLNLAAALSGIEGDHVDESTERDAVAAVDALPPGSALLVVKRGPNAGSRFLLDADMTTVGRHPESDIFLDDVTVSRRHAEFHRSPYTKGFSVRDVGSLNGTYLNRERIDSAELTSGDEVQIGKFRLVFLTGASYGGSAAR, from the coding sequence GTGTTCTGCACGAGGTGCGGACAGCAGAACCCGTCCGACGCGCTGTATTGCGCGCGGTGCGGGTCCCCTCTGGTACGTCCGGGTGAGCCCGTGGCGCCGGAGCGGCCCGCCGAACAGACATCGACGCTGAATCTGGCCGCCGCGCTCTCCGGGATCGAGGGCGATCACGTCGACGAGTCGACGGAGCGCGACGCCGTCGCCGCCGTCGACGCGCTGCCGCCCGGTTCGGCGCTGCTGGTCGTCAAGCGCGGGCCGAACGCCGGCAGCCGGTTCCTGCTGGACGCCGACATGACCACCGTCGGGCGTCATCCCGAGAGCGACATCTTCCTCGACGACGTCACCGTCTCGCGCCGGCACGCGGAGTTCCACCGCTCGCCGTACACCAAGGGCTTCTCGGTGCGCGACGTCGGCAGCCTCAACGGCACGTACCTCAACCGGGAGCGCATCGACTCCGCCGAGCTGACCAGCGGCGACGAGGTGCAGATCGGGAAGTTCCGGCTGGTGTTCCTGACCGGGGCGAGCTACGGGGGGTCAGCGGCGCGGTGA
- a CDS encoding mannose-1-phosphate guanyltransferase, with amino-acid sequence MAGGEGTRLRPLTANLPKPLLPVVNRPIMEHVLRLLKRHGFDETVVTVQFLASMIRTYFGAGDELGMHLSYATETTPLGTAGSVKNAEDALRDEAFLVISGDALTDIDLTDLVAFHRRQGALVTVALKSVPDPLEFGIVITGEDGRIQRFLEKPTWGQVFSDTVNTGIYVMEPEVLAHVPPGEAVDWSGDVFPRLVEAGAPVFGYVAAGYWEDVGTIASFLRAQADVLNRQVDVEIDGFEVSPGVWVGEDAEVHPDAILKGPLVVGDYSKVEAGAELREFTVLGSNVLVKSGAFLHRAIVQDNALIGPQTNLRGCVIGKSTDVLRAARIEEGAVIGDECVVREEAFVSHDVKVYPFKTIEAGAVVNTSVIWESRGQRSLFGPRGVSGLINAEITPELVVRIAGAYATTLKKGATVTTARDGSRAARALKRAVISALTAGAINIRDLEVSPMPVTRFDVRSSNAAGGIMVRTAPGDPERIDILFLDADGDDLSPAAQRKLDRVFSRQDFRRAFPGEIGDLRFPARTLDLYIQDLLDRVDTTGLAEADLKIVVDPSGGSASLVLPTLLGRLGVDVLTVNGRVDEIIPAHSAADDLRATDRLGALVASSGAAFGVRFDHVGERIAIVDERGDLIDDRALLVFLDLVAAENRGAEVALPVTTTRVADQVTHFHGLTVRRTSLSAAALTRVAREEGVVFAADGRGGFVVGEFAPAIDGLAAFVKLLTLVARTRLTLSAIDARIPSIAILRRSVPTPWAAKGTVMRRIVESVDPDAGQTLDTTDGVRIVSPDGSWVLVLPDPSEAVTHLWAEGADLSEAHQLLRHWAEVVEAP; translated from the coding sequence ATGGCGGGCGGCGAGGGCACCCGGCTGCGTCCCCTGACCGCCAACCTGCCCAAGCCGCTGCTGCCCGTCGTCAACCGTCCGATCATGGAGCATGTGCTGCGGCTGCTCAAGCGGCACGGCTTCGACGAGACGGTCGTGACGGTCCAGTTCCTGGCCTCGATGATCCGCACCTACTTCGGCGCCGGCGACGAGCTCGGCATGCACCTGTCCTACGCCACCGAGACGACCCCGCTGGGCACCGCCGGCAGCGTGAAGAACGCCGAGGACGCCCTGCGTGACGAGGCGTTCCTCGTCATCAGCGGCGACGCGCTGACCGACATCGACCTCACCGACCTCGTCGCCTTCCACCGCCGCCAGGGCGCACTCGTCACCGTGGCGCTCAAGTCGGTGCCCGACCCGCTGGAGTTCGGCATCGTCATCACCGGCGAGGACGGGCGCATCCAGCGCTTCCTGGAGAAGCCGACCTGGGGGCAGGTCTTCTCCGACACGGTCAACACCGGGATCTACGTGATGGAACCCGAGGTCCTCGCGCACGTGCCGCCCGGCGAGGCGGTCGACTGGTCCGGCGACGTCTTCCCCCGCCTCGTCGAGGCCGGCGCGCCGGTGTTCGGTTACGTCGCGGCCGGCTACTGGGAGGACGTCGGCACCATCGCGAGCTTCCTGCGCGCCCAGGCCGACGTGCTCAACCGGCAGGTCGACGTCGAGATCGACGGCTTCGAGGTCTCGCCCGGCGTGTGGGTCGGCGAGGACGCCGAGGTGCACCCCGACGCCATCCTCAAGGGCCCGCTCGTCGTCGGCGACTACAGCAAGGTCGAGGCCGGCGCCGAGCTGCGCGAGTTCACGGTGCTCGGCAGCAACGTCCTGGTCAAGAGCGGTGCCTTCCTGCACCGGGCGATCGTCCAGGACAACGCGCTGATCGGTCCGCAGACCAACCTGCGCGGCTGCGTGATCGGCAAGAGCACCGACGTGCTGCGGGCGGCCCGGATCGAGGAGGGCGCCGTCATCGGCGACGAGTGCGTCGTGCGGGAGGAGGCGTTCGTCTCCCACGACGTGAAGGTCTACCCGTTCAAGACGATCGAGGCCGGGGCGGTCGTCAACACCTCGGTCATCTGGGAGTCCCGCGGGCAGCGTTCCCTGTTCGGCCCGCGCGGCGTGTCCGGCCTGATCAACGCCGAGATCACCCCCGAGCTCGTCGTGCGCATCGCCGGCGCCTACGCCACGACCCTGAAGAAGGGCGCCACCGTCACCACGGCGCGCGACGGTTCGCGGGCCGCCCGCGCTCTCAAACGGGCCGTCATCAGCGCGCTGACCGCCGGGGCCATCAACATCCGCGACCTCGAGGTGTCGCCGATGCCCGTCACCCGGTTCGACGTCCGCTCCTCCAACGCGGCCGGCGGGATCATGGTGCGCACCGCCCCGGGCGACCCCGAACGCATCGACATCCTCTTCCTCGACGCCGACGGCGACGACCTGTCCCCGGCCGCCCAGCGCAAGCTCGACCGGGTCTTCTCCCGGCAGGACTTCCGCCGCGCCTTCCCCGGCGAGATCGGCGACCTGCGCTTCCCCGCCCGCACCCTGGACCTCTACATCCAGGACCTGCTCGACCGCGTCGACACCACCGGCCTCGCCGAGGCGGACCTGAAGATCGTCGTCGATCCGTCCGGCGGCTCCGCCTCGCTCGTGCTGCCCACCCTGCTCGGCCGGCTCGGCGTCGACGTGCTGACCGTCAACGGGCGGGTCGACGAGATCATCCCTGCGCACAGCGCCGCCGACGACCTGCGGGCGACCGACCGCCTCGGCGCGCTGGTCGCCAGCTCCGGCGCGGCCTTCGGGGTGCGCTTCGACCACGTCGGCGAGCGCATCGCCATCGTCGACGAGCGGGGCGACCTCATCGACGACCGGGCGCTGTTGGTCTTCCTCGACCTCGTGGCCGCCGAGAACCGGGGCGCCGAGGTCGCCCTGCCGGTCACCACCACCCGGGTGGCCGACCAGGTGACCCACTTCCACGGACTGACCGTGCGGCGGACCTCCCTGTCGGCGGCGGCCCTGACCCGCGTCGCCCGCGAGGAGGGCGTCGTGTTCGCCGCCGACGGCCGGGGCGGCTTCGTCGTCGGCGAGTTCGCCCCCGCCATCGACGGGCTCGCGGCGTTCGTGAAGCTGCTGACCCTCGTCGCGCGGACCCGGCTGACGCTGTCCGCGATCGACGCCCGGATCCCGTCCATCGCCATCCTGCGCCGCTCCGTGCCCACCCCCTGGGCGGCGAAGGGCACGGTCATGCGGCGCATCGTGGAGTCCGTCGATCCCGACGCCGGCCAGACCCTGGACACCACCGACGGCGTGCGCATCGTCTCCCCGGACGGTTCCTGGGTGCTGGTGCTGCCCGATCCCAGCGAGGCCGTCACACACCTGTGGGCCGAGGGGGCGGACCTGAGCGAGGCCCACCAGCTCCTGCGCCACTGGGCCGAAGTGGTCGAGGCGCCGTAG
- a CDS encoding MerR family transcriptional regulator, protein MIEQGQLFPDEIPEPPGDDVGYRGPTACAAAGITYRQLDYWARTGLVVPSVRGASGSGSQRLYSFRDVLVLRVVRKLLEAGVSLQNIRVAVEHLRTRGVDDLAQLTLISDGSTVYECTSDDQVIDLVRGGQGVFAIAVGRALRDMRGQLAELPCERPGQPPATHPGDELASRRTRRSSA, encoded by the coding sequence ATGATCGAACAGGGCCAGCTCTTTCCGGACGAGATCCCCGAACCTCCTGGGGACGATGTCGGATACCGCGGGCCGACAGCATGTGCCGCGGCGGGCATCACCTACCGCCAGCTCGACTACTGGGCGCGGACCGGCCTGGTGGTCCCCAGCGTCCGCGGCGCGTCCGGCTCGGGCAGCCAGCGGCTGTACTCCTTCCGGGACGTCCTCGTTCTGCGGGTCGTCCGCAAGCTGCTGGAGGCGGGCGTCTCGCTGCAGAACATCCGGGTCGCCGTGGAGCACCTGCGCACCCGGGGAGTGGACGACCTGGCCCAGCTCACCCTGATCAGCGACGGCTCGACCGTCTACGAGTGCACCTCGGACGACCAGGTGATCGATCTGGTCCGCGGCGGCCAGGGGGTGTTCGCGATCGCGGTCGGTCGGGCCCTGCGCGACATGCGCGGCCAGCTCGCCGAGCTGCCCTGCGAGCGCCCCGGCCAGCCGCCCGCCACCCACCCGGGCGACGAGCTCGCCAGCCGGCGCACCCGGCGCAGCAGCGCCTGA
- a CDS encoding daunorubicin resistance protein DrrA family ABC transporter ATP-binding protein, whose translation MADEPAVLAEGLQKSYRGKPALAGLDLRVASGTVHGVLGPNGAGKTTAVRILSTLLRPDGGRARVLGVDVVREPDVLRARIGLTGQYAAVDERLTGLENLEMFGRLYRLRAGVARARARELLDRFDLADAAGRQTRTYSGGMRRRLDLAASLIINPPVLFLDEPTSGLDPRSRAALWRVVEDLVRDGTTVLLTTQYLEEADRLADRISVIDGGRVIAEGTVDELKARIGGSRLDLVLAGDDPAQVEAARAVLDRFGTGPATADPATRRVGVPVAGAGVLSDVVRALDEIAVRIDDVALHRPSLDEVFLSMTGRRAGGAQPAVAGSAVPAARDGAGRGGDDRDERTVAAP comes from the coding sequence GTGGCAGACGAACCCGCGGTCCTCGCCGAAGGCCTGCAGAAGAGTTACCGGGGCAAACCGGCGCTGGCCGGGCTGGACCTGCGGGTCGCCTCGGGCACGGTCCACGGCGTGCTCGGTCCCAACGGCGCCGGTAAGACGACGGCGGTCCGCATTCTGTCGACGCTGCTGCGCCCGGACGGCGGGCGGGCCCGGGTACTCGGCGTCGACGTCGTGCGCGAGCCCGACGTGCTGCGGGCTCGCATCGGGCTGACCGGCCAGTACGCCGCGGTCGACGAGCGGCTCACGGGGCTGGAGAACCTGGAGATGTTCGGCCGGCTCTACCGGCTGCGGGCCGGCGTCGCCCGGGCCCGCGCCCGGGAGCTGCTCGACCGGTTCGACCTGGCCGACGCCGCCGGCCGCCAGACGCGCACCTATTCGGGTGGGATGCGCCGCCGGCTCGACCTCGCCGCCAGCCTCATCATCAACCCGCCGGTGCTGTTCCTCGACGAGCCGACCAGCGGCCTGGATCCGCGCAGCCGGGCCGCCCTGTGGCGGGTCGTGGAGGATCTGGTCCGCGACGGCACGACGGTGCTGCTCACGACGCAGTACCTGGAGGAGGCGGATCGGCTCGCCGACCGGATCTCCGTGATCGACGGTGGCCGGGTCATCGCGGAGGGCACCGTCGACGAGCTGAAGGCGCGCATCGGGGGAAGCCGGCTCGACCTCGTCCTCGCCGGGGACGATCCCGCCCAGGTCGAGGCGGCTCGGGCCGTGCTCGACCGGTTCGGCACGGGGCCGGCGACGGCCGACCCGGCGACGCGGCGGGTGGGCGTGCCGGTGGCGGGCGCCGGCGTGCTGTCGGACGTGGTCCGGGCGCTCGACGAGATCGCCGTGCGGATCGACGACGTCGCCCTGCACCGGCCGTCCCTGGACGAGGTCTTCCTCAGCATGACGGGTCGCAGGGCCGGCGGTGCGCAGCCGGCCGTGGCCGGCTCCGCCGTCCCGGCCGCGCGCGACGGCGCCGGCCGCGGCGGCGACGATCGGGACGAGCGGACGGTGGCGGCACCATGA
- a CDS encoding DUF881 domain-containing protein, with translation MTASAAQPPRPESAGESSAEPPAGARTDPAPPASGEPAAAQSDAAQPAVPESAVPEPDSPESAVPEPDSREPAAPEPAAPEPAAPEPAGPEPAGPEPAGPEPAGPEPAGPEPAGPEPAGPEPAGPGPEPGIGDVAAAAAAAPSGAGPRPRGMRLSRAVTLVLLAALGFGGVVAARSADPSFSLATARPDELAASLGAIGAEDRALASQEARLRREAAGAGGAASPGASPAPGGSSGPGRGPGATADAASGAGAGAGAAGGADAERARADELAILAGTVPVGGPGLELTIRDPHRAVDASVLVDALQELRDAGAEAIEIAGVRAIVSTYIADEPGHGLIVDGTSVAAPYVLRVVGDAHTLDQALRIPGGVLDTVAARDGAQASVRTFGHLEIRALRPAPSPRYARPAG, from the coding sequence ATGACGGCGAGCGCGGCGCAGCCCCCGCGACCCGAGTCCGCCGGCGAGTCCTCGGCCGAGCCGCCTGCCGGCGCCCGCACGGACCCGGCGCCGCCGGCGTCCGGCGAGCCCGCCGCCGCACAGTCCGACGCCGCACAGCCCGCTGTCCCGGAGTCCGCCGTCCCGGAGCCCGACAGCCCCGAGTCCGCCGTCCCGGAGCCTGACAGCCGAGAGCCCGCCGCCCCCGAGCCCGCCGCCCCCGAGCCCGCCGCCCCCGAGCCCGCCGGCCCCGAGCCCGCCGGCCCCGAGCCCGCCGGCCCCGAGCCCGCCGGCCCCGAGCCCGCCGGCCCCGAGCCCGCCGGCCCCGAGCCCGCCGGCCCCGAGCCCGCCGGCCCGGGGCCTGAGCCGGGCATCGGCGACGTGGCCGCGGCGGCGGCTGCCGCGCCGTCCGGGGCGGGACCGAGGCCTCGCGGGATGCGGCTGAGCCGGGCGGTGACCCTCGTCCTGCTGGCCGCGCTCGGCTTCGGCGGGGTCGTCGCGGCGCGTTCGGCGGACCCCTCGTTCTCCCTGGCCACGGCCCGCCCGGACGAGCTCGCCGCCAGCCTCGGCGCGATCGGCGCCGAGGATCGGGCGCTCGCGTCGCAGGAGGCGCGCCTGCGCCGCGAGGCAGCCGGCGCGGGTGGGGCGGCATCGCCCGGGGCGTCGCCGGCACCGGGCGGGAGCTCGGGGCCGGGCCGCGGGCCGGGGGCCACAGCGGATGCGGCGTCGGGCGCCGGGGCCGGCGCCGGTGCCGCTGGCGGGGCGGACGCCGAGCGTGCGCGGGCCGACGAGCTGGCGATCCTGGCCGGGACGGTGCCGGTCGGCGGGCCCGGGCTGGAGCTGACCATCCGGGACCCCCACCGGGCGGTCGACGCCTCGGTGCTCGTCGACGCGCTGCAGGAACTGCGCGACGCGGGCGCGGAGGCCATCGAGATCGCCGGGGTGCGGGCGATCGTGTCGACCTACATCGCCGACGAGCCGGGGCACGGGCTGATCGTGGACGGGACGTCGGTCGCCGCGCCGTACGTCCTGCGGGTGGTCGGTGATGCCCACACCCTCGACCAGGCGCTGCGGATCCCGGGTGGGGTGCTCGATACGGTAGCGGCGCGGGACGGGGCGCAGGCCAGCGTCCGGACCTTCGGGCACCTGGAGATCCGTGCGCTGCGGCCCGCGCCCAGTCCCCGCTACGCTCGCCCGGCCGGATAG
- a CDS encoding DUF881 domain-containing protein: MLLDDPPRRLPPRAEPGPGAEPGPGGRGWLRPVALVLALALLGGVIAIGARRAAVTADARDRLVATLRVQVGERSVALAGTQDRVGRLRSQLAVAREQRRRAERDQAGAAADVAALGPVTGSAAVTGPGVRITITDRLAGGSGGADPRVSASGTPRPRQTGPTTAPGVVAPGRIQDHDLADLVNVLWISGAEAIAINGVRLTALSAIRAAGDIVLINFVPVLAPYAVEAVGDPLRLVRRVDQSAVVDRLRHRPGSPVTSLTASAAASLTLPAAPSPVLRHARRSGS; this comes from the coding sequence ATGCTCCTCGACGACCCGCCGCGCCGACTCCCCCCGCGCGCCGAGCCGGGCCCGGGCGCCGAGCCGGGCCCGGGGGGTCGGGGATGGTTGCGGCCGGTGGCGCTGGTGCTGGCGTTGGCGCTGCTCGGCGGGGTGATCGCGATCGGGGCGCGGCGTGCCGCCGTCACCGCCGACGCCCGCGACCGGCTCGTGGCGACCCTGCGCGTGCAGGTCGGCGAGCGTTCCGTGGCGCTGGCGGGCACGCAGGACCGGGTCGGGCGGCTGCGGTCGCAGCTCGCGGTGGCCCGCGAACAGCGCCGCCGCGCCGAGCGCGACCAGGCCGGTGCTGCCGCGGACGTCGCGGCGCTCGGACCCGTGACGGGCTCGGCCGCCGTGACGGGCCCCGGCGTGCGCATCACCATCACCGACCGGCTGGCCGGCGGCTCCGGCGGCGCAGACCCCCGGGTGTCGGCGTCCGGCACCCCCCGACCGCGCCAGACCGGCCCGACGACCGCCCCGGGCGTGGTCGCCCCGGGACGCATCCAGGATCACGACCTGGCCGACCTGGTGAACGTGCTGTGGATCTCCGGAGCCGAGGCGATCGCGATCAACGGAGTGCGGCTGACGGCGCTCAGCGCGATCCGGGCGGCGGGGGACATCGTGCTGATCAACTTTGTCCCGGTGCTGGCGCCGTACGCGGTCGAGGCCGTCGGTGACCCGCTTCGGCTGGTGCGGCGGGTGGATCAGTCGGCGGTGGTCGACCGGCTGCGCCACCGTCCCGGCTCTCCCGTGACCTCCCTGACGGCGTCCGCCGCCGCGTCCCTGACCCTGCCCGCGGCGCCGTCACCGGTGCTGCGCCATGCCCGACGGAGCGGATCATGA